One region of Solanum pennellii chromosome 6, SPENNV200 genomic DNA includes:
- the LOC107022308 gene encoding wound-induced protein 1 — protein sequence MWARILTLEETTNKGVVLALYEALSSHDVVQVQKLLAPDLEWWFHGPPSHQFLMQILTGTAKFDNASFQFLPKTIDVFGSVVLVEGCDPTRSITWVHAWTVTDGVITQVREYFNTSLTVTRFRKKTQSDISSITPLHCPSVWESSLPNRVGKSVPGLVLAL from the exons ATGTGGGCTAGGATT TTAACTCTGGAGGAAACAACCAACAAAGGGGTGGTGCTCGCCCTGTATGAAGCCTTGAGCTCACACGACGTCGTTCAGGTCCAGAAACTCCTGGCCCCCGACCTTGAGTGGTGGTTCCATGGTCCTCCTTCTCATCAATTTTTGATGCAAATACTCACCGGTACTGCTAAATTCGATAACGCCTCTTTTCAATTTCTTCCTAAAACCATTGACGTATTCGGCTCCGTGGTTCTCGTGGAAGGCTGTGACCCGACCCGATCTATTACTTGGGTTCACGCCTGGACTGTTACGGATGGGGTAATTACCCAGGTTAGGGAGTATTTCAATACCTCACTTACTGTCACCCGTTTTCGGAAGAAAACCCAATCCGATATTTCCTCTATTACGCCTCTGCATTGTCCCTCTGTTTGGGAGAGTAGCTTACCTAATCGGGTCGGGAAATCTGTTCCGGGTCTTGTATTGGCTCTATAA